The Oculatellaceae cyanobacterium genome contains a region encoding:
- the rplM gene encoding 50S ribosomal protein L13, translating into MNKTFLPSVNTLERNWYVVDAADQRLGRLASEIAMILRGKNKPSYTPHMDTGDFVIVLNAEKIVVTGKKRTQKVYRRHSGRPGGMKTETFAKLQARIPERIIEEAVRGMLPKNSLGRQLFTKLKVYEGSTHPHAAQQPQELKINTIPGGQD; encoded by the coding sequence ATGAACAAAACTTTCCTTCCCTCTGTAAACACCCTTGAAAGAAACTGGTATGTAGTAGATGCTGCTGACCAGCGTTTGGGGCGTTTAGCTAGTGAAATCGCCATGATTTTAAGAGGTAAAAACAAACCCTCTTATACCCCTCACATGGATACTGGCGACTTCGTGATTGTTCTCAATGCTGAAAAAATCGTCGTCACTGGTAAAAAACGTACTCAAAAAGTTTATCGCCGCCATTCTGGACGACCAGGCGGGATGAAAACCGAAACGTTTGCCAAATTACAAGCGCGTATACCAGAAAGAATTATTGAAGAAGCAGTGCGCGGAATGCTGCCTAAAAATTCATTAGGACGGCAACTATTCACGAAACTGAAAGTTTACGAGGGTTCTACCCATCCTCATGCAGCGCAACAGCCCCAAGAACTCAAAATCAATACTATTCCAGGAGGTCAAGACTAA
- the truA gene encoding tRNA pseudouridine(38-40) synthase TruA, which produces MSESLPLLTQRVALVIQYLGTHFHGWQRQANGRTVQEEIETVLSDVLKKSVTLHGAGRTDTGVHAAAQVAHFDATGPIPAERWAAILNSRLPQDILIRGSAAVPPTWHARFSASWRRYRYIIYTDPKPNLFVRQFSWHYYHEPLDESLIQAALDPLIGYKHLAAFRRANSGRSHSWVDVQEVQCQRMGPFIHIEIQASGFLYGMVRLLVGMLVQVGAKERSPENFTQIWVNEHRHQVKYAAPAKGLCLLRVGYPESPFPPEVWFDTQPKFLLPTITSTEYCLI; this is translated from the coding sequence ATGTCAGAAAGCCTGCCTTTATTAACCCAGCGAGTTGCTCTGGTAATTCAATACCTGGGCACTCATTTTCATGGATGGCAGAGACAAGCAAATGGGCGTACTGTTCAAGAAGAAATTGAAACAGTACTTTCTGATGTACTGAAAAAATCTGTGACTTTACATGGTGCTGGTCGCACTGATACAGGTGTCCATGCAGCAGCACAAGTCGCACATTTTGATGCTACAGGCCCAATCCCAGCAGAGCGCTGGGCTGCTATTCTCAACAGCCGATTGCCCCAGGATATTTTGATTCGGGGTTCAGCCGCCGTGCCTCCCACCTGGCACGCTCGCTTTAGTGCCAGTTGGCGACGGTATAGATATATCATTTATACCGACCCCAAACCTAACTTGTTTGTGAGGCAATTCAGTTGGCATTATTATCATGAACCCTTGGATGAATCTTTGATCCAGGCTGCTTTAGACCCATTGATTGGTTACAAGCATTTAGCAGCTTTCCGAAGAGCGAATTCAGGGCGATCGCATTCCTGGGTAGATGTTCAGGAAGTACAATGCCAACGGATGGGGCCATTTATTCATATTGAAATTCAAGCCAGTGGATTTTTGTATGGCATGGTGCGGTTGCTGGTGGGAATGCTAGTGCAAGTTGGTGCAAAAGAGCGCTCGCCAGAAAACTTTACTCAAATTTGGGTGAATGAACACCGCCATCAAGTCAAATACGCAGCACCAGCAAAGGGTCTATGCTTGTTGCGCGTTGGCTATCCAGAGTCGCCGTTTCCACCAGAAGTTTGGTTTGATACCCAGCCGAAATTTCTTTTGCCTACGATCACCTCAACAGAATATTGCCTGATCTAA